TAGGCATCGAGGCGAGTGGCATCGAACGCAAGCGCGCGTTGCAGCAAGGCGATGCCCTCTTCCCGATAGTCGCCATAAGCATGCAGGATCAGGCCGAGGCCGCACAATGCCCGCGCATCGTTGTCGTGAAGCGTCAACGCTCGCCGGTAAAGGCTCGCGGCCTCACGATCATGAGACTGCTCCGCCAGCAGGTCCGCCAGCGCGACCAGGGTTTCAAGGTCATCCGGCCCTTCCGCGAGCCGGGCGCGCAGCGTCGCTTCGGCGTCGGCGTGGCTGGTCGTTTTCACGGCCGATAAAGTGTTACCAGCCAGCCAGTGACCGGTCGTCCAGCTTCCTCGCGCAGCTTGACTCTGCCGATGGCAACTACCCGCAGGCCGGCAGCACTGGCTGAGGAGGCAACATGGACCAGGCTGTGCGCGTAACGCCCGGACGGCAACAGGCGATGTGGCTGCGTGTCATCGTCCGAGGCTTCGACCGTGTAGAACACATGGCCGCCGGGACGCAGCGCATCACGCGAGGCGCGCATGGCGTCGCCCAATGCAGCAAAGTAGCAAAGTGTGTCGGCCGAGACAATGACATCGAATGCCGCCACGCTATCCCGCAGAAACGCGACCAGTTCGGCCTTGTGCAGATCGGTGTAGACGCTGCGCGATTGAGCCTTCGACAGCATGCCGCCAGACAAGTCGAAACCGCAAAGCCGTCGGGCCCACGGTGCCAGCAATGGCCCGCACAACCCGGTGCCGCAACCGGCATCGGCAATATCGAGTGACGCCGCCGCTGAGGGATAGACCGATGCGAAAGCGTCGCGAATCAGTTCTGGAGCCCTGTATTCAAGCGATGCAAGCTTGTCGTCAAAGCTGGCTGCAAAGCCGTCGAACACCTTTTCCACATAAGCGTCACTGGCACGGTCAGCGGTGTCGGGCGTGGTCAGGGCTGCCAGATGGTGCTGCAGCACCGGGTTGTCGGGGTCTTCCTGCAGCCATCTGCGGTAGTGCTCGATGGCTTCCTCGGTGTGACCGAGGTGGACCAGTGCGCGTGCCACATGCTCGCGCGAGGCCATGTGCGGCGCCAGGATGATGGCCTGACCGCAGGCATCGACCCCCTCGGCGGTGCGACCCAGCTCAATCAGCGTCTGCGAAAGGTTGTACCAGGCGTAGGCAAATCCCGGCGAAAGCTCGGTCGCACGCCGGAACGCGGCCTCGGCATCAATGAGGCTATCCGTCAACAACATGCGACCAAGATTGTTGTAGCCACTGGCAGCGCCGATGGTCTCGCCGGCCAGCTCGATGCTGCGGCGATAGGCCTTCACTGCATCTGGCTTGCGGTTGATCTTGGCGAGTACGTTGCCGACGTCGTTCCAGCGCCCCGGCTCCTCGGGCATCAGCGCGATTGATCGTTCGATCAATGGCAACGCTTCAAGCGACCGGCCCTGCATGTCGCGCAACGCACCCAACAGATGCAACGCGTCGGGCTCGTCTGGCAACTGCTCAAGAATCGCATTCAGCAAGTTTTCAGCTGCCGCTGCCTTGCCATTGGCAAGCAGCCCTCGAACCAGTTCGATCGATTCCGCGAGCGTCAGGCTTACCGGTCCTTCCGTATTGCCGCCGCCTGTCAGGCCGCTGCTGGGCGCCTCATTGACTGTCATTGCAGTCCTATGGCAACTGAGGGCGATAACAAGTGACTGACCCGGAGACGGTCACCGTGACTGAGCCCTGCGCGCCCCCACTCAGATAGATCGTGTCCAGCGATGAGACGATTCTGCCGCCGAAATTCTGATGCAGCAGATTGACCGATCCATCGCTATTGACCGAAGCAACGACAGCCGTGTGGCGCGGCAGACCAAAGGTGTAGGTCTGCGTGTTGCCATCGGCGTCTTCGGTCGTCGTTGTGAACTGACTGAACTGCAGAACGTCGCCCGGCTGAAGATTGCTGCGCTGGACGACACTCCCCCAGACGTAGAGATCGCTGCCCGGTCGCCTTGCCCCAATGGACTGGATTGCCCGCTCTGCCGCATCCCAGCACTCGCCGCGGTCAATCTGCTGACCAATTCGCGCCTGGAGATAGCTGACAATATTGGCGCCCTGTGCAGGCGTGGCGGGTGTTGGCATGATGCGTCCCTGATGTGTATTGGTGAGCGCGCGCGGGGCTTCCTGCGCGCGACGCTGTGGCGATCACGGCCTCAGCACCGGGCGCCCCTCATCAGTCAAAGACGTATTCGAAATCCCCGTTAGCGACATTGATGGCGATCTTCTGCAGCTCCTTGCCATCGATCGTACGCCGCAGATATTCCTCGGACAGCCGCGGCAGGATGGTGTTGGTCAGGATCGCATCAATCATGCGGCCACCGCTCTCGATTTCGGTGCAGCGCGAACCGATGAGTTTCACCACCTCGTCGCTGTAGCTGAACTCCGCCTTGTGATTTTCAGCGACACGCTTCTTGATGCGGTTGAGCTGCAGGCGGATGATGTTGCCGAGCATCTCGTCGGAGAGCGGGAAGTACGGCACCACCTGAATGCGGCCGAGCAGCGCGGCGGGGAACACCTTGAGCAAGGGCTCGCGCAGCGCCTTTGCGATGGCGTCCGGCTCCGGCATCAGTTCCGGATCGCGCGTCATGCTCATAATCAGCTCGCTGCCCACATTGCTGGTCAGGATGATCACGGTGTTTTTGAAGTCGATCAGGCGGCCCTCGCCGTCTTCCATGATGCCCTTGTCGAACACCTGGAAGAAGATCTCATGCACATCGCTGTGCGCCTTTTCGACTTCATCGAGCAGCACCACGCTGTAGGGCTTGCGCCGCACCGCCTCGGTCAACACACCGCCTTCGCCATAGCCAACGTAGCCCGGAGGTGCGCCCTTGAGCGTGGAGACGGTGTGCGCCTCCTGAAATTCGCTCATGTTGATGGTGATCATGTTCTGTTCGCCGCCGTACAGCTGCTCGGCAAGCGTCAGCGCGGTCTCGGTCTTGCCGACGCCGGAGGGACCAACAAGCATGAAGACGCCGATGGGCTTGTTCGGGTTGTCAAGTTTGGCGCGGCTCGTTTGGATTCGCTTCGCGATCATGTCCAGGCCGTGGCGCTGGCCGATCACCCGCTGGTTGAGCGTGTCGGCGATCTTGAGGATGGCCTCGACCTCATTCTTGACCATGCGCCCAACCGGGATGCCCGTCCAGTCGGCAACGACTGAGGCCACAGCCTGCGCGTCCACCGCCGGCAGGATCAGCGGCGCATCGCCCTGCATCGAAGCCAGCTTGCCCTGCAGTTCACCCAATTCCTTGAGCATCGCGGCGCGGGCATCATCCCCAAGCGGGACGGACGTATCGACTTTGCCATCGCCCGAGCCGCGAAGCTTGCCACGCAGATCAAGGATGGTGTCGACCAGCGCTTTCTCCTCTTTCCAGCGCGCTTCCAGCGTCGCCAGTTTGGCCGCCTCTGCATCGCGCTGGCCCTGGGCATCGGCGCGGCGAGTGCCGACTTCGATGCCGACGGCAGCTTCGCGATCAATGATGGCAAGTTCGACATCCAGCATTTCGATACGCCGCTGAGTGTCTTCCACTTCCGGCGGCGTGGCATGCTGGCTCACCGCAACGCGCGCGCAACTGGTGTCGAGCAGGCTCACCGCCTTGTCGGGCAATTGCCGGGCCGGGATGTAGCGGTGCGACAGCGTCACCGCTGCGGCGATCGCTTCGTCGAGCAACAGCACCTTATGGTGTTTCTCCAGCACCGTGGCGACGCCGCGCAGCATGGCAATGGCTTTTGGCTCATCCGGCTCCGGCACCTGCACCACCTGGAAGCGGCGGGTGAGCGCCGGGTCTTTCTCGATGTACTTCTTGTACTCTGCCCACGTGGTGGCGCCGATCGTGCGCAACGTGCCACGCGCCAGCGCCGGTTTCAGCAGGTTGGCCGCATCGCCTGTGCCTGCCGCCCCGCCCGCACCGACCAGCGTGTGGACTTCATCGACAAACAGAATGATTGGCTTGGGGCTGGCCTGCACTTCGTCGATGACCTGCCGCAGTCGCTGCTCGAATTCGCCTTTCATGCTGGCGCCCGCCTGCAACAGGCCGATGTCGAGCGTCAGCAACGATACTTCCTTCAATTGCGGAGGAACATCGCCCTTGGCCAGACGCAGCGCAAAACCCTCGACAACCGCAGTCTTGCCGACGCCCGCCTCACCAGTGAGGATCGGGTTGTTCTGCCGCCGGCGCATCAGGATGTCGACAATCTGGCGAATCTCTTCGTCACGGCCAGTGACCGGATCGATTTCGCCTTTTCTGGCTTTCTCGGTCAGGTCAACGGCGTACTTCTTGAGCGCCTCCTGCTTGCCCATTTGCGCTGGCGCCATGGCGCCACTTGCCTCGCCCGGTTCGCCGCCAATGCCGGTGCCGTCACTGGCGGTGAGCGCGTCTTCCGGGGAGCCCTTGACAATGTCGGGCAACTTGTCGGACAGCGCATCAATCCCCAGCTTCTCGAACTCCTTCGAGATGCCATAAAGGATGTTGCGCAGCCCCATCGTCTTGACCAGGCCAACCATGATGTAGCCGCTGCGCACCTGCGCATCGCCGTACTTGAGCGTGCCGTACACCCAGGCGCGCTCGACGGCCATTTCGATGTGCTCTGACAAGTCAGAGATCGCAGTGGCGCCGCGCGGCAGGCGATCCAGTGCTTTGGTCAGATCTGCCGCCAGCTTCGACGCATCAACCTCGAAGTGGCGGACGATACGATGCAGATCGCTGTCGTTGTTGGAAAGAATCTGGTGCACCCAGTGCACCAGCTCGACGTATGGATTGCCACGCAGCTTGCAGAAGACGGTGGCGCCTTCGATCGCCTTGTAGAGCAGCGGATTGAGTTTTCCGAAGAGCGCGGTACGGCTGATTTCTGACATGGTCATCCCCTCTTTCTGGACAATGTTGGTTTCGACGCGCTACACAGCACTGGCGTCAGTAAGTCGTTCGGCATCGAGAATGACGTCATCGGCGTCCCGATTGCGCCGCGCAGCAGGCATGGCCATCCAGCTGGTCCAACCCAGACGGCCACCGACACCCAATTGCGTCGCCGGTACCTGTTTGCGTTCGAGTACGACCTGCACATCCCAGGCGATCTCGACGCCCACATAGTTGCGTACCCAGTCGCGTATTTGCAGAAAGCGTACTCCGCCGGGCAGATAGCGCTCGAACTCCGCGAGCGGCATCGCTCCCACCCGCAGACGAAACTTGCTCTGTACATCGGGCACCTTGGCGCCAGCAATCGCTCCCTGACCCAGGCGGGATGAGGCTGTGCCAAGCTCGATCCGGTGCTGGCCACCGTCCCCGGCCGATGCGACAGAGACCAGCCTGGTGCGATCACCTTCTGCGAGCCGCAGCCACTGCGTGCAGTACTCACGCATCGAAACCGGCACGCGCAAGAGCGCAGAGAGGCCACGAATCAAGCCCTCCGGGTTGCGCGTCTGGCGCGTCAAGTGACCGGCGTGATGGAGTTTCAGATGGTCTGGAACGCTGTCACGATCGCGCAAACTCTGCTGACCCAGTCCGACCAGGCTGGCGACGTAGCGACCGAAGTGGTCACGACCGGGATTGTCGAGGCTGGTTACCGCCTGGCAATCAGCCCACGCACGGTAGAACAGGAGAATCATGCGGTGCTGAAAGATGTCGCAGAAACGGGCAATGGTGTCGTCCTTGTAGTGCAACGACCGTTCCTGCACGTATTCCGTGATGTGCTGCGGCAAGGCACCATTCGGGCCGAACAGCCCGAAATGATGCACCGACAGTCGACCCAACCCTCTGGCAGCGACGCCCTCCCGATATTGGTAAAGCGTGGC
This is a stretch of genomic DNA from Casimicrobium huifangae. It encodes these proteins:
- a CDS encoding tetratricopeptide repeat protein — its product is MTVNEAPSSGLTGGGNTEGPVSLTLAESIELVRGLLANGKAAAAENLLNAILEQLPDEPDALHLLGALRDMQGRSLEALPLIERSIALMPEEPGRWNDVGNVLAKINRKPDAVKAYRRSIELAGETIGAASGYNNLGRMLLTDSLIDAEAAFRRATELSPGFAYAWYNLSQTLIELGRTAEGVDACGQAIILAPHMASREHVARALVHLGHTEEAIEHYRRWLQEDPDNPVLQHHLAALTTPDTADRASDAYVEKVFDGFAASFDDKLASLEYRAPELIRDAFASVYPSAAASLDIADAGCGTGLCGPLLAPWARRLCGFDLSGGMLSKAQSRSVYTDLHKAELVAFLRDSVAAFDVIVSADTLCYFAALGDAMRASRDALRPGGHVFYTVEASDDDTQPHRLLPSGRYAHSLVHVASSASAAGLRVVAIGRVKLREEAGRPVTGWLVTLYRP
- the tssH gene encoding type VI secretion system ATPase TssH, with the translated sequence MSEISRTALFGKLNPLLYKAIEGATVFCKLRGNPYVELVHWVHQILSNNDSDLHRIVRHFEVDASKLAADLTKALDRLPRGATAISDLSEHIEMAVERAWVYGTLKYGDAQVRSGYIMVGLVKTMGLRNILYGISKEFEKLGIDALSDKLPDIVKGSPEDALTASDGTGIGGEPGEASGAMAPAQMGKQEALKKYAVDLTEKARKGEIDPVTGRDEEIRQIVDILMRRRQNNPILTGEAGVGKTAVVEGFALRLAKGDVPPQLKEVSLLTLDIGLLQAGASMKGEFEQRLRQVIDEVQASPKPIILFVDEVHTLVGAGGAAGTGDAANLLKPALARGTLRTIGATTWAEYKKYIEKDPALTRRFQVVQVPEPDEPKAIAMLRGVATVLEKHHKVLLLDEAIAAAVTLSHRYIPARQLPDKAVSLLDTSCARVAVSQHATPPEVEDTQRRIEMLDVELAIIDREAAVGIEVGTRRADAQGQRDAEAAKLATLEARWKEEKALVDTILDLRGKLRGSGDGKVDTSVPLGDDARAAMLKELGELQGKLASMQGDAPLILPAVDAQAVASVVADWTGIPVGRMVKNEVEAILKIADTLNQRVIGQRHGLDMIAKRIQTSRAKLDNPNKPIGVFMLVGPSGVGKTETALTLAEQLYGGEQNMITINMSEFQEAHTVSTLKGAPPGYVGYGEGGVLTEAVRRKPYSVVLLDEVEKAHSDVHEIFFQVFDKGIMEDGEGRLIDFKNTVIILTSNVGSELIMSMTRDPELMPEPDAIAKALREPLLKVFPAALLGRIQVVPYFPLSDEMLGNIIRLQLNRIKKRVAENHKAEFSYSDEVVKLIGSRCTEIESGGRMIDAILTNTILPRLSEEYLRRTIDGKELQKIAINVANGDFEYVFD
- the tssG gene encoding type VI secretion system baseplate subunit TssG, yielding MSSIANSPAANPSPVQGLPPRDAANRLARLFSGLSADATRFDFYYVMRHVDACIEGDTPLGRAPRPRDEPLRLTQHASLMFAPATLYQYREGVAARGLGRLSVHHFGLFGPNGALPQHITEYVQERSLHYKDDTIARFCDIFQHRMILLFYRAWADCQAVTSLDNPGRDHFGRYVASLVGLGQQSLRDRDSVPDHLKLHHAGHLTRQTRNPEGLIRGLSALLRVPVSMREYCTQWLRLAEGDRTRLVSVASAGDGGQHRIELGTASSRLGQGAIAGAKVPDVQSKFRLRVGAMPLAEFERYLPGGVRFLQIRDWVRNYVGVEIAWDVQVVLERKQVPATQLGVGGRLGWTSWMAMPAARRNRDADDVILDAERLTDASAV